One genomic segment of Bradyrhizobium diazoefficiens includes these proteins:
- a CDS encoding FadR/GntR family transcriptional regulator yields the protein MTSRIVVIPTRRAHSNHAEVARSIGVDIIAGRYAEGTRLPGDAEMIAMFGVSRPVLRESVKTLVAKGLLTTKARVGTVVRERAAWNMFDADVLAWHLDAGIDKRFLNDLAEIRLAVEPRAAVLAAAQRSEQDIAELRRCMQRMRLEASDSVGFADADLALHVAVARASGNLFMRSIGHVIEAALRASFLLSAPVEPEDRDTVLDWHQKIVDAIAAGDAEAASEAMIYVIHNGMRRHEGTVIETAPAEALPSATTGE from the coding sequence ATGACCTCGCGCATCGTCGTCATCCCGACGCGGCGGGCCCATTCCAACCATGCGGAAGTGGCCCGTTCGATCGGCGTCGACATCATCGCCGGCCGCTACGCGGAGGGAACGCGCCTGCCTGGCGATGCCGAGATGATCGCGATGTTCGGCGTGTCGCGGCCGGTGCTGCGCGAGAGTGTGAAGACCTTGGTCGCCAAGGGCCTGCTCACCACCAAGGCCCGGGTCGGCACTGTCGTGCGCGAGCGCGCCGCCTGGAACATGTTCGACGCCGACGTACTGGCTTGGCACCTTGACGCCGGCATCGACAAGCGTTTCCTCAACGATCTCGCCGAGATCCGTCTCGCGGTCGAGCCGCGCGCCGCCGTGCTCGCAGCCGCCCAGCGGTCCGAGCAAGATATCGCCGAGTTGCGCCGCTGCATGCAGCGCATGCGGCTTGAAGCCTCCGATTCCGTCGGCTTTGCCGACGCCGACCTCGCCCTTCACGTTGCCGTGGCGCGCGCCTCCGGCAATCTGTTCATGCGCTCGATCGGGCACGTCATCGAGGCCGCTCTTCGCGCCTCGTTCCTGCTCAGCGCGCCGGTCGAACCTGAAGACCGCGACACCGTGCTGGACTGGCACCAGAAGATCGTCGATGCCATCGCCGCGGGCGATGCGGAAGCCGCGTCGGAAGCCATGATCTATGTCATTCACAACGGCATGCGCCGCCATGAGGGCACGGTGATCGAGACCGCGCCGGCCGAAGCGCTGCCATCTGCAACGACTGGAGAATAG
- a CDS encoding Gfo/Idh/MocA family protein — MTDLRIAIVGFGKIARDQHLSAIAATPGATLAAVASRNASLPDLPHFATIEELLEQGPPIDAVSLCTPPQVRRAQAAAALAAGKHVMLEKPPGTSVAELDPLIAMAADAKRTLFATWHSRHAPAVEPARAWLATRRIKSVHINWKEDVRIWHPGQAWIWEPGGLGVFDPGVNALSILTRILPRPVFVTAAELAFPSNCQAPIAANLTLTDLAGLPVTAEFDFRQIGPQSWDILVEADQGQMTLSRGGRIMAVDGKVVADAPDEEYRELYHRFVELAATGASDVDLAPLRLVADAFLLGRRTLVEPFVV; from the coding sequence GTGACTGACCTTCGCATCGCCATCGTCGGCTTCGGCAAGATCGCGCGCGATCAGCACCTCAGTGCGATCGCCGCGACCCCGGGGGCGACGCTTGCGGCCGTAGCCAGCCGCAACGCCTCGCTGCCGGATCTGCCGCATTTTGCCACGATCGAAGAATTGCTGGAGCAGGGTCCGCCGATCGATGCGGTTTCGCTCTGCACGCCGCCGCAGGTGCGCCGCGCTCAAGCGGCTGCGGCGCTCGCGGCCGGCAAGCACGTGATGCTGGAGAAGCCGCCCGGTACCAGCGTCGCCGAGCTCGATCCGCTGATCGCGATGGCTGCGGATGCGAAGCGCACGTTGTTCGCAACCTGGCATTCGCGCCATGCGCCCGCCGTCGAGCCGGCCCGCGCATGGCTGGCAACGCGGCGGATCAAATCCGTGCACATCAATTGGAAAGAAGATGTCCGTATCTGGCATCCCGGGCAGGCGTGGATCTGGGAGCCGGGCGGCCTCGGCGTCTTCGATCCCGGTGTCAACGCGCTGTCGATCCTGACCCGCATTCTGCCAAGACCCGTGTTCGTCACCGCGGCCGAGCTGGCCTTTCCTTCCAATTGCCAAGCGCCGATTGCCGCGAACCTGACGCTGACCGACCTCGCCGGTCTGCCTGTCACCGCCGAGTTCGATTTCCGCCAGATCGGGCCGCAGAGCTGGGATATCCTCGTCGAAGCCGACCAGGGACAAATGACGTTGTCCCGCGGCGGCAGGATCATGGCGGTCGACGGCAAGGTTGTTGCTGACGCGCCCGACGAGGAATATCGCGAGCTGTACCACCGTTTCGTCGAGCTCGCCGCAACAGGCGCGAGCGACGTCGACCTGGCGCCGCTCCGTCTCGTCGCCGATGCCTTCCTGCTCGGCAGGCGCACGCTGGTCGAACCATTTGTGGTCTGA